The following proteins are co-located in the Imtechella halotolerans genome:
- the hemA gene encoding glutamyl-tRNA reductase, protein MNRYHISKHQHFYAIGLSYKKADAETRGRFSLNEEQKLALLKDAKAEGIDALLVTSTCNRTEMYGFAQHPFQLIKLLCEHSKGSLEDFEKVAYVHKNRDAIAHMFRVGTGLDSQILGDFEIISQIKQSFVQSREHELGNAFLERLCNSVIQASKRIKNETELSSGATSVAFASVQYILAHVPNISEKNILLFGTGKIGRNTCENLVKHTKNEHITLINRTKDKAEKIAGKFNLIVKDYADLPCEIRKADVLVVATGAQNPTVSKELIFPNKELLILDLSIPKNVDTDVTELPNVRLVHLDHLSQITDETLERRKQYIPQAENIIEEIKTEFTEWLETRRFAPTIKALKKKLKSMKDAEIDFQRKKITGFDEAQAEIISNRIIQKITTHFANHLKDSDASDESIELIQKVFQLENEL, encoded by the coding sequence ATGAATCGGTATCACATTTCTAAACATCAACATTTCTACGCAATAGGGTTAAGCTATAAAAAAGCGGATGCCGAAACACGTGGTCGTTTCAGTCTAAATGAAGAGCAGAAACTTGCCCTTTTAAAAGACGCTAAGGCTGAAGGAATTGATGCTCTACTGGTAACCTCTACCTGCAATCGTACTGAAATGTATGGCTTTGCACAACACCCATTTCAACTAATTAAATTATTGTGTGAGCATTCTAAAGGTTCTTTAGAAGACTTTGAAAAAGTGGCATACGTGCACAAAAACAGGGATGCAATTGCACATATGTTTAGAGTTGGCACAGGACTAGATAGTCAAATTTTAGGAGATTTTGAAATTATAAGTCAAATTAAACAAAGTTTTGTTCAATCTAGAGAACATGAGCTCGGAAATGCTTTTTTAGAGCGTTTATGCAACTCCGTTATCCAGGCAAGTAAACGCATAAAAAATGAAACTGAGTTATCTTCAGGTGCAACTTCTGTTGCTTTTGCATCAGTACAATACATTTTAGCTCATGTCCCGAACATTTCAGAAAAAAATATTTTACTTTTTGGGACTGGAAAAATTGGCAGAAATACTTGCGAAAACCTAGTAAAGCATACCAAAAATGAGCATATAACTCTTATTAACAGAACCAAAGACAAAGCAGAAAAAATAGCAGGTAAATTTAATCTTATTGTAAAAGACTATGCAGATTTACCTTGTGAAATAAGAAAAGCAGATGTCCTAGTGGTTGCGACAGGAGCACAAAATCCTACAGTTTCTAAAGAGCTCATCTTTCCTAATAAAGAATTACTTATTCTGGACCTTTCCATTCCAAAAAATGTTGACACTGATGTTACCGAACTTCCAAATGTAAGGTTGGTTCACCTAGATCATCTTTCTCAAATAACGGATGAAACACTTGAAAGAAGAAAGCAATACATTCCTCAAGCTGAGAATATTATCGAAGAAATTAAAACGGAATTTACCGAGTGGCTAGAAACTCGACGTTTTGCTCCTACTATCAAAGCTCTAAAGAAAAAACTAAAATCAATGAAAGATGCTGAAATTGATTTTCAGCGTAAAAAGATAACAGGTTTTGATGAAGCTCAGGCTGAAATAATTTCGAATCGAATTATCCAAAAGATAACCACACATTTTGCCAATCACCTTAAGGATTCTGATGCATCAGATGAGAGCATTGAACTTATCCAAAAAGTATTTCAACTGGAAAACGAATTGTAA
- the hemH gene encoding ferrochelatase, which produces MKKGVLLVNLGSPDSTEVKDVKRYLDQFLMDERVIDVPYLVRAFIVRGIILRTRPKKSAEAYKRIWWEEGSPLIVLTERLQKKVQQLVDIPVSIAMRYGNPSLEAGMRELASQGVTEILLVPLYPQFAMATTETILVLAEKLRSTKFPNIRFTEIPAFYSHPDYVRVLSESIKEALQEKDWNHILFSYHGVPERHIKKSDITKSHCKIDGQCCQSSSPAHQYCYRHQCYETTKQVAEYLGLKEGTYSTSFQSRLGRDPWLQPYTDQTIENMAHQGVNKLAVVTPAFVSDCLETLEEIGMEGKDEFLENGGSEFHLIPCLNDRNDWAQVLSRWVSEWAAEPESVTHV; this is translated from the coding sequence GTGAAAAAAGGAGTTCTTCTTGTTAATCTGGGTTCACCCGACTCAACTGAAGTAAAAGATGTAAAACGTTATTTGGATCAATTTCTTATGGATGAACGTGTTATAGATGTTCCCTACTTAGTAAGGGCATTTATTGTTCGTGGCATTATTTTAAGAACTAGACCTAAGAAATCGGCTGAGGCTTACAAGCGTATTTGGTGGGAGGAAGGTTCTCCCCTAATTGTTCTTACTGAACGTTTGCAAAAAAAAGTTCAACAGTTGGTAGATATCCCTGTGAGTATTGCCATGCGTTATGGAAATCCATCTTTAGAAGCGGGAATGAGGGAGCTTGCTTCTCAAGGAGTGACTGAAATATTATTGGTGCCATTATATCCTCAATTTGCAATGGCTACTACCGAAACAATACTAGTTTTAGCTGAAAAATTACGTAGCACTAAATTTCCAAACATTCGATTTACTGAAATTCCAGCTTTTTATAGTCATCCGGATTATGTGAGAGTACTTTCAGAATCCATTAAGGAAGCTTTGCAGGAAAAAGATTGGAATCATATTCTGTTTTCTTATCATGGAGTGCCCGAACGACATATTAAAAAATCAGATATTACTAAATCACACTGTAAAATAGATGGTCAATGTTGTCAGAGTTCTTCACCTGCTCACCAATATTGTTACAGACATCAATGTTATGAGACTACTAAACAGGTAGCAGAGTATTTAGGGTTAAAAGAAGGAACCTATTCTACTTCATTTCAATCTCGATTGGGACGTGATCCATGGTTACAACCTTATACCGATCAAACTATTGAAAATATGGCACATCAAGGTGTAAATAAGTTGGCTGTTGTTACTCCAGCTTTTGTTTCTGACTGTTTGGAGACGCTCGAAGAGATAGGGATGGAAGGTAAGGATGAATTTTTAGAAAACGGAGGGAGTGAATTTCACCTGATACCATGTCTTAATGATAGAAATGATTGGGCTCAAGTTCTTTCAAGATGGGTTTCTGAATGGGCCGCTGAACCCGAATCTGTAACTCATGTCTAA
- a CDS encoding AraC family transcriptional regulator — MEEVFQNNAEGATKEHEIERGFLMLVHQNESTEVHYINRQPGRSYIQLHFGLKGSSRFLFNEGRYILEVPEEKMLLLYNPQKDLPIHLEIQPKSWLVSILITLPKFHGLFSTEAGHVDFLSMENKDKKYYTDGAISPSMAVVLHQLVNTQLHPSIRDLYMKGKMYELLSLYFNKSEETDVEQCPFLIDEEHILKIRKAKDIVLANMAEPPGLQELANEVGLNLKKLKVGFKQLYGDTVYSFLFDYKMEYARKMLESGEFNVNEVSVKVGYSTPSHFIAGFKKKYGTTPKKYLMTIS; from the coding sequence ATGGAAGAAGTGTTTCAAAATAACGCTGAAGGTGCAACAAAGGAGCATGAGATTGAAAGAGGATTTTTGATGTTGGTTCATCAAAATGAATCAACGGAAGTACACTACATCAATAGGCAACCTGGTCGATCATATATACAGTTGCATTTTGGGCTGAAAGGAAGTTCCCGCTTTCTCTTTAATGAAGGTCGATATATTTTAGAGGTGCCTGAAGAGAAAATGTTGCTCCTATACAATCCTCAAAAAGATTTACCAATACACTTGGAGATTCAACCAAAGTCATGGCTTGTGTCCATTCTTATTACTTTACCAAAATTCCATGGTTTGTTTTCTACAGAAGCGGGACATGTTGATTTTTTAAGCATGGAAAATAAGGATAAAAAGTATTACACAGACGGAGCTATCTCACCTTCTATGGCTGTGGTTTTACATCAATTGGTGAATACACAGCTTCATCCGTCCATTCGGGATTTGTATATGAAAGGTAAGATGTATGAATTACTCAGCTTGTACTTTAATAAATCTGAAGAAACTGATGTAGAACAATGTCCTTTTTTGATAGATGAAGAGCATATTCTAAAAATAAGAAAGGCCAAAGATATTGTTTTAGCAAATATGGCTGAACCGCCAGGTTTGCAGGAATTAGCCAATGAGGTGGGTTTGAATCTTAAGAAATTGAAAGTAGGATTTAAGCAACTTTATGGCGATACTGTTTATAGTTTTTTATTTGACTATAAAATGGAATATGCGCGAAAAATGTTAGAAAGCGGCGAGTTTAATGTTAATGAGGTGAGTGTAAAGGTAGGGTATAGTACTCCAAGTCATTTTATTGCTGGGTTTAAGAAGAAGTATGGTACTACCCCTAAAAAGTATTTAATGACAATTTCTTAA